The genomic stretch CCAGAAACCTATAGTGAGAGGTCTGACGAAAGAAATTATAAGAAATTCCGTAATGAAATACATCTACAGATACTCTTAGGCACAGCGTGTGGGAATGTGCCTGGATGGAATATGATACTATCCgaacacttttttattttgatgcaaagaccattcaaaataaaaaatttaaaacaattgtgcgtagattttttcctcattgctactaaaaaaaacgagaattaTGAGTTCCTGTGAATTCTAAtgtaaaaccaaaaaattttaactttttttatttagtgaaacatacagccaaggacagtcaaaaaagagtatttttatgattttcgtgtttatcgatttcagctgttttaacaatacaaattacaatggcaaaacagctgaaatcgatgaaacacgtatagaataaaaatgcacttttttgactgtcccaGGCTGTACTAGaaagtgaaacatttttgctcataatgTCCACAGCTGGGCTGAACTAGCAACCTCTTGTTGCtcctaaaaaacatttatcactcggtgacaacttttcttctttaacttacttgaaaaaaaaattcgtaatTCAGAAACTTTCGTTTCTCAACTCGGTGACGAAAACTGAAACTTTCGTAtgctttttttagaaaaacttTGTATAATACACAATATGTATTATCACACTCGGATTGCGGCTttgagtgacaatctacacatttagtgtctaaaaaaaaactatttatcGTTCGGTGGTctaaataaataactatttcactcGAGGCGTGACTTGAGGAGTTATACAAAGTTTTTCTCAATAATAACAacgaaaactttacttttcgtcacagAATCGGGAAAAATCTTTAAAGTAAgattacgaaaaaaaaccttggGAAAGTCCCGTTATCCCttcttgtcaaaataacaaatcgTTATAAAGCTGTGTCGTATAGTTGTCCAGAGTGTTATAGTGtagaattgtaaaattttcaaactgaaTAAACATACCTACCTATCCGctgattttttacatttcacatTATGAATTCCGCAAAAAGacgttttttttgcatttcaagTAATgcgcacaaaaaaatgttgtaaaacCACAAGAACAGATAGAGTCGATGGACAGGTTAACGTTTCATCGCGTTGTATCGTTACTCATTTCTTCAAAAGCGATGGGTCATTCCATCCCAACTGTAATTTATACGAGCAAAGTCTTTGtcttaatttcaaattagttCGCGCTGCCATTGGCTCTCACGGCTCTCAATTCCAACAACGAAATTGacgtaaaatggaaatttacatCGAAAGTTTACATCATCTAATGTCATGTCCGTCAGTCCATCACGAGCGCCTTTTGTGATGTCATTCTGCATTGAATATTATAagaaattttagcaaatttgaccattttagagtgtttagtGTGTGAAATTAATAAACAGTACATCCAAATAAAGTGATCCATACTAAATACCGCATAccaaatcaaaacaataaacacAATTTCGGTGTGCAAAAAATTGGCGCGTAATCGCGTTAGTGCTTTGAAGCgtccatttatttttttatctaaCCAAACCAAAACCGCATTaggaaaacaaaatattttctattggcGCGGAATAGAGTGCTACAGAATAGTCCATGTGCAAAGGCAacccaaataaaatttaatttctttgatCGGGATTTTGCGAACaacaagaaattcaaaatgtctCAAAGTACACCGCCTCCAACAGGCGCGTCGAATAACTTACAAACTATCAAATCGAAACATGAACAAATATGTTTAGCTTTGAACATGGACAGTGAGACCACTCGAATTTCTTGGGAAAGTTATGAGCAACAAGCTGGCACCGAAAATTTGCTGGAGGTAAGTGGTGAACATTGATTTTCGTAGCGAAATGAATTCGATCTAAATTTACATGACGACTTTCTAAACAATAAAATCTGTGTCGATCAGGGCAATCAAGATCATTGGCTTTGCTGTGCCATTTATGCAGCATGTCGTAGTCGACCGGTAGCAGCAGTTTCTGGTGAAAATACCAGTCCTTTACAAGGCAACGGAGTATCATTAACACAATTATTACGGAAGTGCAACATTACGTTCCATACATTCTTCAAACTGATGAAAGAATGGATTGACTTTTTTGGCGCCAGCGAGGACCTGCACTCACGAATCAATCGGTTGAGTAACAATTTGGCCGTTTCATTGTTGATATACGAGAAGTATCGCATCATTTACAAGGACCTGTTTGTATCATTGCAAGGTGATGAACCGAAGAAAAGCAGCAAAAAATCAAAGTAATTCATTCGTCGATTCTCTGATCATAATTAGATCCTAATGATTTTCCTCTTAATTTATTCTAGGTCTCCACCGTGTACGTCCAACAAATTGTACGAGTTTTGTTggtatttgtttgtttgcgcCAAAACCGACTATCACAGCTACAGTAAATCGCGCGAAAATACAGTGGATCTAGTAACGTCTTATCagttgttgttgtgttgtgTTGACCTTCTGTACGCTAACGTTTTGGAAGACCGAACCGAATTAATCAATTCGGAATTTGGGGTCGTAAAACAGGACACACGACCGGTGTGCATCATAAAAACGCTCTGTGAACGACATGATGGTCTGGTGATTGACGCACAAGAAATTAAGCAATACGCATGGCGCGACATTATAAACAAGTACATCGAGGCGGGCACATTGAAATGTGATGGCAAAACGTTTTTGGGCCTGCTGactatcgataattttgacaaCAATCTGAGGGAATTGAAGAAACTCTACGCGGAATATGTCCtgaaaatcgttgaaattGACGAAGGAATTCTGTTGTCGACATCAAGCGATCCAAAGTACAACAAGACGTTCCAGAGCGAAGTTGACGAAAGTACCAGGCAATTTATGCCTGAGACACCATTAACACAGCGAAATAGTTTACGTTCGAACACAACAAAGATGACACCAGTTACAATGTCCGCTCGTATGGTACAAACGTTGCGTTTGCAACTAGGCGAATATTCTGCCGAGCCGCCTGCAGCCCTGAATGACGTCTTATCCAATTGTCCCGAAGATCCATTACCAAAAATTCGTTTACTGCTGGACGATATGTCGgccaaattttgtgaaaaatttgaaaccaaTCCGCAGGAACGTTTCCAATTGGCGGAGATGCTCTACTACCGTTTgttgacaaacattttagtgaAGGAGATGAAGGAAAAGGCCAATTTCGACGttagaattttgaatttggaaGCGTTCCAAGCTGCACTCATTGCCAATTCGGTTGAAATTGTCACGTTCGCGTATCGATCATCACAAAAGTTTCCGTTCGTTTTGGAATGCTTCAACATGGACGCGTTTCTGTTTTACAAAACCATCGAGGTGATTGTGTCGAATCACGGAGAATTATTGTCCAATGACGTGATCAAACATCTCATTGCGGTACGTTTGACTGGTGCTCTGATCATAGTTTCCGATTCGGATTAGgaacaaaaaatctttccaattttcagaTCGAAGAGCAATGCATCAGCGAGCTGTCATGGAGGAGCGACTCAGCGTTGTGGGATAAGATCCATCAATGTGGCACCACATTGCCGGGCCAACAACTCGCCGATATGCATGTGTCACCAAATAAATCACCACGCGAGGCCGTGTCCAAGCAATTGTTTATCAATGACGATGCCACATCCGTCCCGTCCAGTTCGACCAATGGAACATCAACGTGCAATAGCAAATCACTTTTACTGTtctttaggaaattttatcgTATCGCGTATCTACGCATCGTCGATTTGTGCCAACATCTCGACTACACCGACACCAAACACTTGCAAAAGATCTGGACGATATTCGAGAATGCAATCacgaaacaatttcatttaatggTAAGTCAAAGCAACACAATTAGTATTCGCTGACACTAAATGAATGGTTCTTGTTCTTGTCTCTTGCAGAAAGATCGCCATCTGGATCAAATTCTGATGTGTTCGATCTACGTGTTTGGGAGGAATAGCAAATTCGACACCACATTCAAGGACATAATGACTTCTTATCGCAAACAACCGCAATCCACAAGCGATGTGTACCGAGACGTTCATATGAGCCCTAACGGTAAGTTCTGGAATGTTTTGTCATCTATGTTTCAGTTCTAATGCCGTTTCTCCCTCTCAGATTACGATCGCGACGGTGAAGATGATGAGACAACGAGTAAGTCTTTCTAACCATTCGAGTTttccttttcaaattttaaatgtttttcgttcCCTTCCTTTTGCAGAAAAATGTGACATCATCAAATTCTACAATGTGTGTTACGTCAAGGCGATGCAGGAATTTGTCATCAATACGAAAGAAGAAAGTATGCTGTCACCATTGCCGCCGTACATCAAAAGTGTGTCATCACCAcgtaaaatttccaaaaatcatTCGCTGTACATTCAAATGTATCGATCGAACGAGTGCATACCACAATCGCCTGGCTCTGTGGCCTTATCATTTTGTAGCCCGCTTATGGAGGTTTGTTCAAAACTTATGTTTACCGAGACGCCGATTACtgatcaaaacatttttctcgaaTTCCTACTTTATAGGATCTAAAATTGTCACAAAACCGTAAGCGATCGCCGTACAGTCCAGTCAATAATGACACTAGGCCAATAAAAGCAGTACGTTTGTCTGGCAACGAACAACAGTCCTATGTGCCTAGAAATCTACAGAGTCTTATAAAAGATCGACAAGAAAATTCGGGTAAATAaatctgtttttcaaaaaaaaaaaaaaaatgaaagcgaagggaaaaaacaatattttgtatggcTGCGTTAAGCGGGTAAAAAGAGAACGGAAAAACAGACGAGTGcccattttaaatgaaaatgaattttattttattttagtttcgaATAAAGAAATTTACAATTAAGTTTAAAttactaaaacaaaaaaccactACAATTACAATGAACGACTCATCGGTCCGATAGTCACAGTAAAAATAACCCAGCtgcaagaaataaaaaaaaacaattcaaatccCAAGTAGAGGACATTTGCCTTTACcccttttcaattttcaccattcataaataataaatagcACACGTTGATCGACCGGTATTTGTTGAAGAAAGAGCATCGTATGCTCTACTAATGAGACAAGAGGTTCTTAatgatataaaaataaattgtcacGAGAACTGAAATTGCGTTTTGGAGATATACTTCGTGTCAAAACCTAGAGAATGAGACGAATGGGAAGACACAATCAAACGAATCAGAATCATACACTGCGGAGACTAACATTCTCTTTTGTGAACATCCAAATTTCCAATGATGGTATTCGTACATGAAACTTACCAATGGGAAATTCatgaacaaaatgtgtcataaTCTTCGCACAATATGGATCACTCTGCATCCAATTCGATTATTCATAGCGGGCGTAGTTGTTTCATCTACGATGTTCATTCCACACAAACCAAGACGATCGcgttgaattgaaattcttttttttttgatgaccACTTCTGAAttagagaaataaaatttgcttttCAAAGAGTGGCGTTCgggacaaaaaagaaaataaaaagcttACACAGAAACGCAgtacaaaattgtaatttaagcATAAAACGCGATGTGATTTTAacgtaaatgtatttttagcgagagagagagagaaaaaaatatggagaaaaattaattaaagttAGAGGTCCCACCTAAAGAGATGCGCAAGACTTGTAAGCTTTTTATATAAATCCAattgaaaatgtcattttctctttatttattatttaaactcgtaacataaaaaagaaaatgggtGTAGCCGATTTAACGATAAATAAGACAATTGACTATGATTGGGAATGaatgtaaaatctttttttttttgaactacGAAAgctataaaatgaaattcttaaaaattaattactaaataaaaaaaaacacacacaacgTTACAACACAACGTTCGATTTAACtaaacaaataaagaaaaattatttctaatgCTGTCGCTTAACCAATATATCGATTTAtcttattttccttttacaatgTGATACgttgattaaatttgaataaaaccaaataaaaaaaaagttttcgtttcaattatGTTGTTCTGTGCACCCGACCAggtcatcatttggaaaaattatgcAGTCACAAACTGTCATTTACTTATTTAAAGTACACGTCAAGAAGAGGTGGTCCAGCGAAGCCGTCATTTCGACATGTAAAAACTTGGATGCTTTCAATTTTACagatagaaaatttcattaggATTTTTTGATGGCGGAAGACTAAATAGTaatattttctctattttcgGTTCTCTTAGGAAGCATACAAAACTCAATACATCACAcggaatagtatttttcgtaccaagtaGGAAAATtaggtcgtgtgctgaaaaaatccatttctcttttgaggtacgaacaacgttttgtgcaccTGACAACtcaaatagacaaaacacttcaatttacttaaatttatatttatattaatattgatcaatcgtatagtcatggaaaaattcatgtaaagAATAGAATATTACTAAACaagggaaggaatttgatatttcgtatgcAGATGATGGCTTCAGCCCGATGtgcttttactcatcgtgatacgaaatatcaaattatttcccgagtgtagtatgacgctttcctttacgaaggagggaaagacttttctctagggacggaaagtccattttccctccctaataaagtaaatgaatttttcctgCACGATATATCGTTCGGGAAAAAGTGACATTTCTCAACGAAAActcatttcaaaatgtgttGTATTTCAGTTATCCCGTGCACAATAgcatttttcgtaccaagccaggaaagaacgattttttcagcaccagcaCGAgcacgagcgaagcgagtaagGCAACTTAGGACGTGTGTTGAAAAGATCCATTTcttgtcgaggtacgaacaacgttttatgcaccggacaactgaaatagacaaaacacatcaatttacttgaaaacgtCCAcccttcacattcaccattttAAATCTGTTCAATCGaattcatggaaaaattcattcaaaaccgtTCTCACACGATAAATctgagaaatgaaattttctcccgcacgatatatcgttcgggaaaacctgacatttcgtaacaaaaaatatggcaaaatatgtcgtatttttGTTGTGCGGTGCACAAAAATACTTTCGATCTTTGTCCTTGtgatgtaaatgactattgcacctcaaaaaaaaatgttcggtAAGTTTTTAACGCAGCTTGATTCAAGGTTCTgcaagaacaggttaagacacttacgaaggcgggtgaaacacaaatcttgacaatgcatacatgtatattgtttgaaaagtcaacttttccaaacctagttggcgctaCAGGAAAACTTTGATgacaccgccttcgtgatgaactcgaaaatttcttaacctgttctttcagaaccttggtttcaacgaacaaaacaattttgtcgACAATAGGGTCAAAAGTGGCACTAGACTTAGACTAACACTAGGTTGAGTAAATACCATAAACATTCGTCCCAAATGTCCCATCTGTATTGATCATTAGTGACTTTCGGATACTGAGTTCCGCTTACAAAACTCTTAGCAAACGTAAATGTATTGTAAAAAATGAGCttcattttagtttttgtttttcaatttttgcgatACCTACGTATAATGAATCCTAAGCTGTTTTTGTTaccacaaaatatattttctaattATCTCAGTGTCTACCTTATTGTAAATCgtaattaatttcaactaGCACAATATTGTAACGATAAAGTGAAACTAAAAGATTAGGACAATTAGACACTCATAGCAAGGATTGAGCATTTAGTATAGAGTGTTTTACTCctctgaaaatctttttgTAACACAGATCAACTGTACTAATTTGATACTAAAACAATAGCGTACCACataatataattaaattttccttcaatTACACAGTTccttttttctgaaatatgCAAGGGATGAAATGACGATCATAGACCACAGATGTCCCGATTTAAATTCTCCACTAaacatttgcaaaaaatgagGTTTTACAAGAAGGTTCCGATATTATTGATCAGTCATTTAGAAATAAGGAAAATTGAGCTATCAAAAGGTGGCAGTCTCATGAGTATAAACCTAAATTGCGCACAGAAATACACATTTTCAGCcgttcaaataaaacaattttgaatgttcaaATAATACCATGACCAGACCATATGTGTGGATAGAAGACATGTCATACGTTCAATctgttttattggaaaatataaTTGCATTAGGCATAAGGTATACGTTAACTGCGCATTCTTcaccaaaataaataaaaaatggtaaTCGTGCGCAAATATTGTATGTTGTAAGTATGTTGGACAGTCGAGTAACTGTTGTAGGAATGAAATTAGACGATTTGTGGACAAGAGACACGTCGCCAGTGTTTACAATCGAGAACGGTAAATTGAAggcaaatatttccaattttaatggCTGGGGAAACAAACAGAAACAACATCTTAATGATGCCAAGCTTGCAGAAAGTGTTGCACAATATTATGGCTTTGAATcgaaaatagcaaaaatagTAACCGAAGGTCTCTTTTGAAACTGATGGAAAGGGAACTCTGCTAGTAACAGAGAGTTCACTCGTTAATACCAACAGAAATGACGAATCGAAAGAAGAAATCGAATCCGAATTGAAACGCGTACTACGTGTGCGAAAAGTCATCTGGTTTAAGGGAGTCAAGTACCAagacatttaaaaacgaaactgTCATGGTAAATCGCTCATTTCCAGGACAGAAACCTGATGTCTGGTCCATTTCTTCTGATGACGCTCTGAATGTTCTTCAACGCTCTACCGATGCAGATGACAATCCTTTCGAAATCATTCAACTGGTCGAGCCAAATCCAGAAAAAATAGTAATTAAAGGAAATGCAACTTTGTTCTTGTCGTCATATGCAAATTTCCTTATTGGTACGAGGGGCACCCTGAAAGTTTCGGGAATCGAGTATTTGCGGCGCGTAAAAGTATTTGACATGAACATATTcgtaaatttcaatatttttttggataaATAGAAGACTcagatagaaaaaaattatactAAGGCATTAGGGCGTACCATCTAAAAGTTACACTACAATTTCACGATTTTAGCAAGTTTAGACCAATTTCACTATTGTTTGGATCGCAGTATTGATGTGATATTAGCATTATTCGATGAAATAGCCCTAGAAATAATTCGTTAAGGAATTTTAATACATTTCGTTACCAATTTCTGTAAAAATCTATATATTCAGAAATATCACGAACGACTAGAATTGTAGGATTTGTTTTGTGTTGGCTTCGCACTAAATTATACAAATAaggtaatttgattttttacatACAGTGGACGTCGGttaaatttagacatgaatttgtaACAGCTGATTCTCAGCTGTTCCACTCATACAGACAAAACTGCTTATACAAGTttatcatggccctacgttagtgaagggtcgtgacgcaagtccgttcacactgaaaaatttgacaaaaacatttttccgcaggactgaggaacatatatacacgaactttttgacttttccccttttgctcctactacccccaaagtattttattcgtaatctgggcgtccatacgagttcaacgagctatcacacgcctcataaggttaaaatttggccgagatattaaatttcaaaacttggaaatttgcagaaatttgtatgaagaaattcattttcatacattttgaaattgatgaattttaccaacctttgtcactttgtcacTCTGTCTCTGTTaaccgaaacttttgaatttaccggctgaaattttcaggatatgttaaggacgtaattctaagaaactaatttgaaggaatttttataaaagcttataatttcggagttatgagcgtgttaagctattgagctatggaacctataactcggaaaatatggcagatagaaagttcgtttaaaagacaaatttatagagtttcagatttcattcgacacgtgtttcatggttttcctaaaaagtcgtctatttgggagctatgagcgttttaagtgcgagctatgtcagccataactcggaaaatacggcagatggaaacctcgtgtaaaagacaaagttatagagtttcagattctagtcgatacgtgtttcatggttttccgaaaaaatcgtctatttgggagctatgagcgttttaagtgcgagctatgtcagccataactcggaaaatacggcaggtggaaacttcgtgtaaaagacaaagttatagagttttagattctagtcgctGCGTGTTTtatggtttccctaaaaagtcgcttattttggagatatgggcgttttaagtgcgagctatgtcagccataactcggaaaatacggcagatggaaacctcgtgtaaaagacaaagttatagagttttagattctagtcgatacgtgtttcctaaaaagtcgtctgtttgggagctatgagcgttttaagtgcctcaaattttcaatttttctcaaaattttcgattttcgtcaaatttttgaatttagtaatattttcgattttcgtcaaatgaaagctgaaaGGTAGagatgaaagagaaagttatacagttttgtaagaagaatattttcgttcgaaCTGCacaatattattgtttattatctgcgaccaaattctaaaaaatctaaacttacaaacgagctgatatcgcccaaaaccacttacagtggaggtgtgacgcaagtcctgttatccacttacaaaagaactgatatcggtgtaggtgacgcttacagatatgcgtcacaaatggcagctgatgaggaaagcatgcgaaagttttatcaacaaaaattttacccaaaaaattttaggaagaaaattataacaaaaaaaaatttgcgtcacaagtggcaaatgttgagaaaggaaatttttatagttgtgaaatatattgctttaaagaatggaattcaaatggaagaaagccgaatcatccgccactttttgacgcaaatttttttcgttataattttcttgctaaaatttttcgggtaaaatttttgttgataaaacttccgcatgctttcctcatcagctgccattggtgacgcatatctttttgcgtgtagaatctgtaagcgtcacctacaccgatatcagttcttttgtaagtggataacaggacttgcgtcacacctccactgtaagtggttttacCAACACCCGACATTTTTGTAAGTGGTTTGTGCAAAATGATTTCTCGGTGAATTTCATCTCATAATTTCTCTATCCTTTAACTCTATTATATAACTCGCGTGCGTGTAACTATTCCACCCGTATAAACAAGTTTAAGCAGTTTTGACTGTATGAGTGGGTCATCTGAAACATCTGAAGCAAATTCCTATCGAAATTCCACAGACCgtataagatttttttttgtggacttTTTGTCTTTAAAGTTCAGATTGCCGACTCAGTATCTCGCTTCAcaacaaattttacttttcaattATACATGAGGTAACAGGTAACCCAATTGTTGTTGTTCCCTCGCCGACGTCAAACTATGTCACTGACATTCTCGTAACGGTTAAAGTTGACAAAATTATCTTGCATTCGGGGAAGATCTTTGCATTATTCAAGCCCTCATCGTCTCCTCTTTTTGTGCGTCAcacttttatcacaaaaaattttcgttcagCAGGTCAAAATGAAACATTCGTTCAAggttattttaaaattttatttgaatttcagtggttttcttttctttttaaaacaGTTTGATTATTtacattgtttttttgttttgttttcttcttttctttcatGATATTTAGAGGTACattgtaaaaatatatttctttttcacttattcatttttctgtgtttcatgatttttttaatgaaatttttctggtttttTTTCGGATCAACGGAAAATGAAAGAGAAATAATAGAAAGATTAAAACAACAACGAATAAACTATAGAGCGGACTCAATGAAGACATGTAAATATCTAAATAACATCGAATTTAAGTACAGTGTGGTGGttatgtttttgaattttgttaagtCCTTTCTCTATTTatacaatatatatatactgaccacattcacaaaaatttaatattccactcaaaattttgtgtgtaaaacaTTTAAGTCTCCTAAATTCATAAAGTTCAAAAGCAaaggtaaaattaaaattcagttAAGTGTTTCGCTTCATTAtccaatttcttaaaaaataatacACGTTTCTCATGAGCTTAAAATTATATGCACAAATATTATAATGAAGGCAAGTGTTTAAATAAAGTTTCGTTTTTAAGTACAAATTTCCTTcttatcttctttttttggttCCCGATGGTATAATTGTATTCtttggcacaaaatttttgaggAACCAACTCAC from Bradysia coprophila strain Holo2 unplaced genomic scaffold, BU_Bcop_v1 contig_138, whole genome shotgun sequence encodes the following:
- the LOC119073383 gene encoding retinoblastoma-like protein 1; this translates as MSQSTPPPTGASNNLQTIKSKHEQICLALNMDSETTRISWESYEQQAGTENLLEGNQDHWLCCAIYAACRSRPVAAVSGENTSPLQGNGVSLTQLLRKCNITFHTFFKLMKEWIDFFGASEDLHSRINRLSNNLAVSLLIYEKYRIIYKDLFVSLQGDEPKKSSKKSKSPPCTSNKLYEFCWYLFVCAKTDYHSYSKSRENTVDLVTSYQLLLCCVDLLYANVLEDRTELINSEFGVVKQDTRPVCIIKTLCERHDGLVIDAQEIKQYAWRDIINKYIEAGTLKCDGKTFLGLLTIDNFDNNLRELKKLYAEYVLKIVEIDEGILLSTSSDPKYNKTFQSEVDESTRQFMPETPLTQRNSLRSNTTKMTPVTMSARMVQTLRLQLGEYSAEPPAALNDVLSNCPEDPLPKIRLLLDDMSAKFCEKFETNPQERFQLAEMLYYRLLTNILVKEMKEKANFDVRILNLEAFQAALIANSVEIVTFAYRSSQKFPFVLECFNMDAFLFYKTIEVIVSNHGELLSNDVIKHLIAIEEQCISELSWRSDSALWDKIHQCGTTLPGQQLADMHVSPNKSPREAVSKQLFINDDATSVPSSSTNGTSTCNSKSLLLFFRKFYRIAYLRIVDLCQHLDYTDTKHLQKIWTIFENAITKQFHLMKDRHLDQILMCSIYVFGRNSKFDTTFKDIMTSYRKQPQSTSDVYRDVHMSPNDYDRDGEDDETTKKCDIIKFYNVCYVKAMQEFVINTKEESMLSPLPPYIKSVSSPRKISKNHSLYIQMYRSNECIPQSPGSVALSFCSPLMEDLKLSQNRKRSPYSPVNNDTRPIKAVRLSGNEQQSYVPRNLQSLIKDRQENSGK